One Thermicanus aegyptius DSM 12793 DNA segment encodes these proteins:
- a CDS encoding BREX system ATP-binding domain-containing protein, translated as MPLHEDRANMLVEVIEALKTIAQHGHLTDERSALIDVGTTKYINFFEEEILDTFISQGGATCRFYEGPSGSGKSHLLSLLYHLGIKKGYIIYRTALSDDLPLDDWQGITKEILANMEMVVGNQHIQSLPNILKELSKNPQYQIDKLGKTPLPHEGIRKAIIFAMKHSQGLDETQWEVLSRNILGEKTTVKDFSGAKFARFFKGSLTKRNAEVFLKTVLTSLHMIGVPGLLLLFDENNKTLTTSPTRPSNKFKKAANLIRRLIDGTTNGTLVGTGVVFAVLPGFFKHVNDTYPALGQRLMMNRNVAEGIGWRSPVLPIQSVNETESPEEFLRGMVELLLRYFQVRESMKEELYRLGEEVLEAHAGADYRRALIKRLATHLIANIESIR; from the coding sequence GTTAAAAACGATCGCCCAACATGGACATCTAACCGATGAGAGAAGTGCCCTTATAGATGTTGGTACTACAAAATACATCAATTTTTTCGAAGAAGAGATCCTTGATACCTTTATTTCACAAGGAGGAGCCACTTGCCGTTTTTATGAAGGACCTTCCGGATCGGGAAAGTCACATCTGCTTAGCCTTCTTTACCATTTGGGGATCAAGAAAGGATATATCATCTATAGGACTGCCTTATCGGATGATCTACCTCTTGATGACTGGCAAGGGATTACGAAGGAGATCCTAGCCAATATGGAGATGGTGGTAGGCAACCAACATATCCAATCGCTCCCTAACATATTAAAAGAATTAAGTAAAAATCCTCAATATCAAATCGATAAACTGGGAAAGACCCCGCTCCCCCATGAGGGGATAAGGAAAGCGATTATTTTTGCCATGAAACATAGTCAGGGATTAGACGAAACTCAATGGGAGGTACTCAGTCGCAATATTCTCGGTGAAAAAACAACGGTAAAAGACTTTAGTGGCGCAAAATTTGCAAGGTTTTTCAAGGGTTCCCTTACAAAACGAAACGCAGAAGTTTTCCTAAAGACGGTTCTAACCAGCTTACACATGATCGGTGTTCCGGGACTTCTTCTCCTGTTTGATGAAAATAATAAAACACTTACGACCTCTCCTACCAGACCATCCAATAAATTTAAGAAAGCAGCTAACCTCATAAGGAGGTTGATAGACGGGACTACCAATGGAACCCTAGTCGGTACGGGTGTTGTTTTTGCGGTTCTTCCCGGTTTTTTTAAACATGTGAATGATACATATCCTGCCCTTGGTCAACGGCTCATGATGAATCGAAACGTCGCTGAAGGAATCGGATGGCGATCGCCCGTCCTACCGATTCAATCCGTCAATGAAACGGAGAGTCCTGAGGAATTCCTCCGAGGAATGGTTGAACTACTTCTTCGTTACTTTCAAGTTCGTGAAAGTATGAAAGAAGAGTTGTACCGGCTGGGAGAAGAAGTGTTAGAAGCGCATGCCGGCGCCGATTATCGCCGGGCATTGATCAAAAGGCTGGCTACACATTTAATAGCAAACATTGAATCCATCAGGTAG
- a CDS encoding BREX system ATP-binding domain-containing protein produces the protein MRESILTTFENMAAYGTAPENRVIQFTAGSEELFARLDQIYLKERFSRGESDQKFVVGPFGSGKTHFINHLMELARERDCVTSKVTLNKEIDFTKTLVVYQEVIRNLTTNNETYGLKELLLQIKERKEKDSTNALEDLFFQWINGLDKYQFKLNEYGKLMKRAFLAIYGENEIELEPILRWLSGEIGNKHLARDLGLSPISGNEQNRYAQRMLHSLFQFIKHAGFQGTVVTFDEAEQGFQVERKKVARIHSLLMSQLNSLVELRNGAVFIVYALTPDMIEKMENFAALQQRLADPGPGMGFFDGNTYAPVIDLAKRGDPIQDLKSIASKLTGVFLSYFSQEIIVSQEEINRKIVDIVTETIESEYSSSNRRELVKRTCTYLLSLLPGKKEILATRATVEDEV, from the coding sequence ATGAGGGAATCTATCCTTACGACCTTTGAGAATATGGCGGCGTATGGGACGGCCCCGGAGAATAGAGTCATCCAATTTACCGCCGGAAGTGAGGAATTATTTGCGCGATTAGATCAAATCTACTTAAAAGAGAGATTTTCTAGAGGAGAATCCGATCAGAAGTTTGTGGTGGGACCATTCGGTTCAGGCAAAACTCATTTTATCAACCATCTGATGGAATTGGCGCGAGAGAGGGATTGCGTTACGAGTAAAGTAACATTAAATAAAGAGATCGATTTTACGAAGACACTCGTCGTATATCAAGAGGTGATCAGGAATCTTACCACGAATAATGAAACATATGGCTTAAAGGAGCTGCTTTTGCAAATTAAAGAACGCAAGGAAAAAGATAGTACGAATGCTTTAGAAGATTTATTTTTTCAATGGATCAATGGATTAGACAAGTATCAATTTAAATTAAATGAATATGGCAAACTGATGAAACGAGCTTTTCTAGCAATCTATGGAGAGAATGAGATTGAACTGGAACCGATTCTACGTTGGCTGAGTGGCGAGATTGGAAATAAACATTTGGCCAGGGATTTAGGGTTATCTCCTATCTCCGGCAATGAACAGAACCGCTATGCACAACGTATGCTCCATTCATTGTTCCAGTTTATCAAGCACGCGGGGTTTCAAGGGACTGTGGTTACCTTTGATGAAGCGGAACAGGGGTTTCAAGTGGAACGCAAGAAGGTAGCGAGAATTCATTCTCTATTGATGAGTCAACTTAACTCCTTAGTCGAGCTACGGAATGGAGCCGTATTCATCGTTTATGCGCTTACCCCCGATATGATCGAGAAAATGGAGAATTTCGCCGCATTGCAGCAAAGGCTGGCAGATCCAGGTCCTGGAATGGGCTTTTTTGATGGGAACACATATGCCCCCGTCATAGACTTAGCGAAGCGTGGCGATCCCATACAGGATCTTAAATCGATTGCATCTAAGCTGACCGGTGTATTCCTTTCCTACTTTTCTCAGGAGATCATCGTTTCGCAAGAAGAGATCAATCGTAAGATCGTTGATATCGTAACGGAGACGATTGAAAGTGAATACTCAAGTAGCAATCGTCGAGAATTGGTAAAACGGACTTGTACATATCTGTTATCCCTTTTACCGGGGAAAAAAGAGATATTGGCCACAAGAGCCACTGTTGAAGATGAGGTGTAG